The Blochmannia endosymbiont of Camponotus sp. genomic interval TTAAATGTTATATTCAACAAATTAAATAAACATCAAATAAATAGCACTTTACTTATATTTTTATATACACTACATACAAGCAATCAACAACGATAATTAACAATTATCTCACAACATCTATCATAGCGATGTAATATCTTTAACTATTTTAAGATATTCGTATTCTTAATTATTAATATCGTCAAAATAATGATAATTACAACAAAAAATTTTAATGATTCTTTAATCATCATTATTGATTGAACAAATAATATTGAATAATGCAATTACTAATATTAATGTACTTTTATCTCTATAGTTAAATATACCTTAAATGAAAATTTTCTTTCAAAATTCAAATACCTTCTAATTTTCAATTTTTAATTTTATTAAAGATCAAATTCTTTTTTTGATTTTGAACAATCATAATAATAAGAATAATTTTTATTTAAATACACCCTAAATAAATACTTATTTTCAACAAATCACATAACGCTTATGTCTCTATTTATAATGACACTTGCAATTATTCCATCTATTCTATTTTTAATATCTATACTCTACAGACTAGACTGTAGTCATCATAAATAATAATTTAATTTTAAAAATAATTTTTTCCATAAAAACAAAAAATTAAAATACACACATCCATTTAATGAAATAAATTATAATACATAACTTACTTAATATTTTTACTGAAATATCAAACATTCATTAAGTAATCACAGATATTCTGTCTACCACATTAATGAATAAATCACAACAAGTCTTTAACATAAATAATCATTAAGAATGATAATAAATTAATCTTATATAAAGATTATACGTTCGTATGTTTAATGGTAAAATACTTTTTCACTGATCCATATTCTCATCTAGAAACATGATTATTTTTATGACACAAGTTATTGTGTCTATTATTTTCTATTAAAAAACCAAAATATTTTTAATAGAAAATAATATTATACGTATAACACTTCGTTAAAAATATATATCAAAAAATTGAAAATCTATTTTCTATGTGTAAATAATATTAGATTGAATTCTGATGTTCATTAAAAAATCTATTTAAAAAAATAAATTCAGGTATTTTATTTAATTGCCTATTAAACGATTGTAAATCTATGTAAATCAACAGTAATATATATTTATTTACATTAAAATGAATTAATTGACATAGCAATTAATTATGTTGAGCATATTCATGTATAATGAATACTATTCAAGCAAATTAAACTACAATACTTAACATACGCGATCTTGTTATAGATAAATACTTAAAAACACGCAATACTCCTCGGATATATATATCACCGAAACAAAATTATATAATATATATATCAGAAATATTAATATAAAAGTATTAATAACTGTACTGATAATTTATATCTCAACACAATTTCTTATACATTATCTTGCAAAAGATCATCTAAAAATATTTATTTATATATATCTTAAATATCTATTTATTTTAATATGTATTTCGTCAAAAAAAGTTAAAACTAACAATCACAACAATAATATTGATTCATAATCATCTCTCCAAAAATATCTTTTATTGTCTAAAAATAAAAAATATTAAATGACAATCATTAAATATGAGATCCCCCATAATGTTTTATGTAGCAAAATCACTGAAAAAAAATAAAAAATATACTTTTATTGCAATTTTATTGATATTGATAATAATCTTTCTATATTTTATTATGAGAAAATCATTAATCATGTGTAATGCATCATTACACTCATTAACTCAGAATGATATATGTACTCATCAAGGCAACGATGTAACAATTAATGTATATAATAAAACAGGACAACTTAAATTTAAATTGACAGCGCACTGCATTCAACGTTTTTCAAATCAAAGAATTACTTGGTTCATATATCCTAGCATTACAGCTTTTGACGATAACAATATCCCAACATGGAAAATTATAGCAAATCAAGCCAAACTAAGTTACGAAAAAACACTGCACCTATACGGATATGTGTATCTCAATAATTTAATACATGACGCATACTTTCAATCCATTATTACAAACCAAGCGACAATTAACTTAATAACTCAAGATATTATTTCAAACGAAAAAGTAATTATACATGGTCATTATTTTTATTCTGTTGGCATGAAAATGCATGCCAATTTACATACCCAAACAGCAAAATTAATTGATAGCGCACAAACTTGTTATGAAATCCAATGCATATGGTAAATACAAAATAATACTTACCTATATCAATATACTTTTAATATTTACATACTCTCACGCTTTAGCGCATAAAAAATCACAAATACTTCAAGTATATTCTGAATGTCAATCAATTAATATGTTGACTAATACAATAATTTTTACAGATCGAGTTATACTTAAATATAAAAATATTGATCTTTATGCAGATAAGATATTAATCTCTCATACAGAAGATACGCATCATCTATCCATGATAGAAGCGCATGGAAACCCTGTTACTTTAAATCAAACACAAAAAATGGGGAATACGATATTTGCTCAATCATCGATAATACATTACAATACCAGCGATGACACTATTACTCTGATTGGTAATGCTTACATAAAACAATCAGGAAACTCTATACAAAGTGATAAAATCATATACTCAATAAAAAACAAGCAAATAAAAGCCATTTCTAATCAAGGAAATAAAGTTATAACAATTTTATCAGAAAAATCTATCTGAAAATATATTTAATACACACTATATAATTAGTGATAGTTTAATTTTATGACAACACTGACTATAAAAAATCTATCCAAAATTTATAAAGGACGATATGTAGTGAAAAATATAAGCTTATATATAACTTCTGGAGAAATTGTTGGATTATTAGGCCCAAATGGATCTGGAAAGACTACAACATTTTATATGATATTAGGAATTGTTCAACACAATTCCGGTAGTATTTCAATTGGGGAAAAAGATATTAGCATGTTACCAATCTATCGTAGAGCTC includes:
- the lptA gene encoding lipopolysaccharide transport periplasmic protein LptA; the protein is MKSNAYGKYKIILTYINILLIFTYSHALAHKKSQILQVYSECQSINMLTNTIIFTDRVILKYKNIDLYADKILISHTEDTHHLSMIEAHGNPVTLNQTQKMGNTIFAQSSIIHYNTSDDTITLIGNAYIKQSGNSIQSDKIIYSIKNKQIKAISNQGNKVITILSEKSI
- the lptC gene encoding LPS export ABC transporter periplasmic protein LptC, translated to MFYVAKSLKKNKKYTFIAILLILIIIFLYFIMRKSLIMCNASLHSLTQNDICTHQGNDVTINVYNKTGQLKFKLTAHCIQRFSNQRITWFIYPSITAFDDNNIPTWKIIANQAKLSYEKTLHLYGYVYLNNLIHDAYFQSIITNQATINLITQDIISNEKVIIHGHYFYSVGMKMHANLHTQTAKLIDSAQTCYEIQCIW